The following is a genomic window from Homalodisca vitripennis isolate AUS2020 chromosome 5, UT_GWSS_2.1, whole genome shotgun sequence.
GCAGCTTAAATTCACTTGCGGTGCCACAGTTGTTTACTTATAACGCAACAACAATAGTACGGATTGAAAATATATGCGAATTTAGGTCTTTAAAACCTACTCTAGTCAAAAGACGTCAACTTTCGTTTTAGTATCATGATTtgccttattattttttaagatgaaGGAAAGATATATACAGGTACATACGTATGACAGAGAATCCTACTTCGGTCAAAGATCCACTACTGTACTACCGGTAGATTAAATTCACTAACGGTGCTTcaggtgatttttttattattgtccggatcaaaatataaataacgaaTAACGAATATAAATTGCACACTTGGAAACGTACCTCAGTAAAAAGGATCTACTTCCGGCTCTTGTAATTATATTACGGTCTAATTTATGTTTAGTGCCATAGTAGAGTGTGTCCTGTTCTGtcgaagaaaatatacattatatatgtagCTTACAATTCAATTGCTTATTGTCAAAAAGCATATAACTCTGTTATAAGGGAGAATTCCTTTACTTCATGCGACATCTTAAATATTCGTTTTTAACGTCTTCCTTTAAAGAGGTCTTGTTTTTCTTTGGGCTGGGAAACAATGAATCGTTGAGGTATGTTattgttcatttatttgttttcttaaaccACAGTATATTGTGTGTTAAACCATAGTAGATTGATTCCTTGCAAAATTACAACGTGAAAGATGCTAACTACTTTCGAGAACCTAATGTAAAAGAATCACAGCTTTGTCTACAATCTGAACAAATAGTGTAATCCGGATTAAAATTGAGATGCTGACCTTGTAGTTGCTGTTTTTGTTACACTGCTGATAATGCACTATTCTAAAACTTTAGTATAAAGACATGTTTCAGTCTCTTTGTTGAACTCCAGCGGAAAACTTCAACAACTGTTTGATGTCAGTTAAATGTGGATTAGGGAACATAAAAAGTTTCAGTTTtcccaataatataatatacaaagaaACGTTGCAAATCTTTTgctttatcaattttttttcgaagattctttttagaatttcaacaAATAGTTAAACAAACAGTTAGCCGAATCGGTGCACCGTTCTCGTTATTAGTGGCTAGAAACACATTTACCTTTTAcctattcattttttatttataataagacaCAGTAAGAGTCCCCGTTTATACTACTAGTTAATCTAGGTTGCAGagttttttcaaagaaatttgtaattcaacatttacatttacaagaaataaacagttaataaataatatatttaatcaaagtaTTTTTGTGAACACAGTTTATGCTGCCTTGTAATGCTGTCTTGTATTGCTGCCAGACTCCCCCTGGTTTTGTTATAGTAAGATTATCGTGGTTCTCGACATTTAGACtgttaaaataaggataaaaagtTAATCGATCTctgttttacttaaaacaaagaatagaAGACTTTAGAAAGTCTTGAATACCATCTAAAAGTGCTGTAACATTtagaaatagaatattttatttatttatttttaatttctaaaacgaTTTACAtagtagtttaattattaaaaacatagtgTCTATATTGTAAAACCTTAAATTTGACCTTCTTCGTTAATTGAAAAACCAATtgagaataaaaaagttttattttctgttcTGAAAATCTTTGTGACGCTGCATTTAGTACTTGTTATTGCTTTCAAAAGAAGATAACATCGCCCTTAGATGCAAAGTTCACTGTCACTTTTTATTCAGCCATGATAGGCTAAGCTGTGCGGATATATCTCGATTGCTCTATATTTTTCTACTGTACAATGCCCTCTGTAATTTGGGGCAAAAACACAACTAGTCAAGTAAGTGTTATAGAATGTACACAGATTATGTCAAAGTAATACAATCTCTTTTACAATACTGTTGCGTTCTCAAAATTCATTTACTTCGGCCTGCATATTGGGTTTTTTCATGAAAGAAAGAATTATAGATATTGTTAAGTTTTGCGTTCATATGATATGAAACAAATCAATGGTGGAGCCCAATGTCGCTCATTTTCTGTTATTTTGGAAACTAAAACCTTCTgaggtttaataaaatttaaatattaaaacgagATAAAAATCATCAATAGGCTTAAAAAGTAACAACCTAAAAATCAGGCCTTCATTAATTACTGCGTAAACGTCACTAGGATTATCATGCTAGTAGAggatttaaaagattttcaatacaccattgatatttttcatacctattttgaaagtatattttgtactgtatcgtatgatttttgaagtgaaaacttctttaggcgcgttgagcgttttggtagagggtaaaatcttcggttcgcgtcaccgacatgctaatgatactaacctgcatgaaaaagtcagtctcgctgtgtttttttaaccgtagacttggccgcggactactaacctgcatgaaaaagtcagtctcgctgtgttaaaactgtcccggcggagtatgaaaacagactgcgaaaatcagtgacctttacggcttcctctcgcgatttaaaagtgaagccaatatcgtacaattctgtaagatgcgtcaaattaaagctcttaatattggcaatctattggttacatttttaaatattaaaaaaatttcgaaataattttgattattgtttacattttacatagcgtttacaatgacaagaaaaaagtagtaagcgaggattttttttattttttggtcagacaaaatttgtcagcgagaaagttgtgtgaaaatagatgaatatgttttttgtaatttatcatttttttattggaagtttagtttagcctgtagtagcgtatgaagtgatgagtgaacgtttctgccggaactgtagttggcgcattggcttactgataccgtattaactcaataaattagtttattgtgcaataaaaatacctttacgaaagaaccaagttaatttaactaatttattagttttaaaaatattgtgggtttaattgttattgcaattatatactttatccgtagcaataactgtattatttttacaacggtgttcaactcactgttgttcactcggtgtttactcactgtattctatgtttaactaactattaatattgagcaattacaaacatatttgtatacagataaatgaataatgaaaacaacgaatatatttttaaacatttttaatatttgtacgaatatttgtatttaaaatttagcattattcattttaattatgtttttaatatttaacctcttcatcatgaaacgagtattattacggtataagatttatcttactagcgtggtaaaatagatttctagttatttgataatattttttcgtggattttaaaattggaaaattaaaaacgcgtcacatttacaattacagatgttctgctactataacgtattgttaattactctcaacttaatagttccgttttcacttctatcggcagtcccacgactgctactgtttttttaattatataatgggTACCGTTTCTGTTTAAACTGGCTTAAGCATATAAAACTTCCTGAACATGTTTATCAATTCCTTAAGTATAggaataatattaagaaaatatctaATTAATAGTAGTTTTGGAATGttcacaatataaaaagtaataatttatgcTACATAGCATCTCTTCTAAATTGGGTAATTCAAACCGTCTATGAAGAATTCTTATATACTGCAATAACCAATTATATACCTAGATATCATGTATTTTTGTCTAACTTTGAACAATACATTGTTTCCACTTGCGTGATATCCTTCCTTCTGTTCAATTCCAATTTAAATGAAAGATAGGATCCAAAGAAACTTCACTTTTAAATCCAAGACAGTGAAATTATTTCTACTTGTATTGTGATAAACTTATAAAGAtcctgttattaattatttttttaaaatagattaaaactataatacataataactgAATCCATCTCAAATCGAACACTGATCAACTACTTTTGTTCACGTATTTTCCACTTTTTAACTCAGTTTTAAGCCTATTTAAAATCTACTTCAATATCACTTGTAAATTTGAACAGTCTAGAAGTAACAAACGTTGGGTATGCTATATCATTTAAGGTTATCGTTCATACTCAGGCATTTTATAGCAGTTTTCAGTAAGTACATTGAATAATATCTTAATATTCAGTTAATACGGGTATTATTGTAGTACTACTATTTATTCACatgacattatttaaaattatattgatctaaggtaatatcttacaaaaataaGTCTTACAAGATAACGTAATATATCTTCATTCAATaaggttttaataaaagtgtGATGCTTTAAATAAGAAGGAAAACCGCAATAAATTTACCGTGAAGCGCATCATGTTTGGCGTACTTTTTACAAGGGCATACATCTGAATAGTTTGTGATTACATAAGAAGTACCAGATACATCTTTCCCATCTGGTAACATATAAAAGCTTGAATTCATATTTTGTCTGTTCATAAGGCGTTCATAAAATTGGTATAACTGATTTATTGTCTATTCTCTTTATAACCGAAGTGGAAAATccaaaaccaataaattaattcTCATTAAATAGTTTGTGatatacagtttataaacaatgtgATAACCTTGATAACTTCATCACATTGAACTTCGATAAACGGCAAGCTCGCTCACGTCATTCAATAATGAGTGCCTCATCTATGAACTTCGCCTTGTTAGGATCATTGTGGTTCTGTTTGATTATCGATGTCACCCGCGCCTCTGTTAAAAATAACAGCTCTGTCGGTGAGTAATTTACATTATCCTTTTATCTGATGCACATATTGAGATACGATAATCGTCACCCAGAATCCAACTGTATAGTTACAGTTGGATTCTGGGTTGAGTGTGAATGTGTTTTTCTtgtgatttgtattttaataatgctCTTTTACACAAAATGCCTTAGTGACAATAGGCACAATGCTGCACTAGCCTAAATGATGAGTTTGGTGACGTCGGTTATTGGATTAATTACTTAAGTAGCTTTAGGGGCGTTGCCATACTGagccaaaaacaaattttgttattgaaatcgtCAGAAAGGTTTCATTTCCATTTTGAAAATCTGCAAAtaactttataacaaatatataaacctAAAACGAAGCAGTCCGTATTCTCAAAGCCAAAGAAGCGGCCATTAGAACACTTCGTATATGAATAGAGAGCAAATTCTATCAAAGTATAGAagataatagttttattacttttcgaTACTTCATAACAAATTtgtctatatttaatttatgttggtTGCCCTAAAATCAAACAAGATTAGCGCGACTGAGCAGGGTGCCCTGGTATGGGTTGCAGTAACTTAGCTCAGAGCACGTTTTTGGGCTGACGCCTTTCTGACACTCTCTCGACTTCTATTCTGTTACAATTTTCccgtttattatattttttttaatgaagtacAAACGAGTTTCATTCAAAAGGGTGACGCGCATAAAATTCTTCCCTGACTTGTacagatattattttatacttcataGTGTGTTTAGATGGGTCTAGTGAGGTAGATTTAGGACTATGCTAAGGACCAAGCCTTATTATTTAGCCGAACCCACCTCTTAGCGAATTTTATTATTCCGCCACCTTATAAACATAAGAAATTCTTTCGTCTAAGCTGTATAGGGGGTACTCACGCCTATAGCCGTCAAGCTGTCCAGGGTCTACTATCGTTAGCAATAGTATCATTAACCTGTTGATGAGTAACAAACACATAACTTATATCTATATTGCCACATCAAGCAGACACTTTGATGGAGGAAGTCAAGTTGCAGGCTATTGAGGTTTCTAAGGAACAGCATTTAATTGGTTTCGGAAAACAAATAAACACTCAAATTATACTTTGTTTACTAATATATACTTTGTAATAGTTGTAGTTCAATGCATAACTAACGTTGACTGCGGTGAACTACTGACATGTATAGACCTAACATGTCAAGACCCATGTCCCGGGCCCTGCACTGGTAATGCTACCTGCGAGATCTACAACCATGTACCGTACTGTGCCTGCAAACCTGGCTTCTCCGGCAACCCCTTCGCCGGCTGTCAGCGAGGTGAGTAGGAgtattcattacattaaatttatcaaaagtaTGCATTTATAAGAAATTCTCTTATGATTCAATATTGATTTGCCTCATTGTTCGATTTTCCATATCCGTTGAAAGTATTGATACCTCATGTAAGAAGACATCACACTAAATTCacgttttaatactaaaatattattagacaCTCCTCAGTAGaatttttatgaaatgaatttaGACAGGGAAACtgaagaaaaagattttttttttctattagttACTTACCCATTTATTACAGGAGGATGGTTTGACACTATCTCTTTAACTTTcttattaacataaaacaaaatattactaacttCTAAACTCTCAGCTGACTTCTTTGTCAGACCTATCACGGGCTCTCCTGCCGAGCCACCTCCGTGATAACGTGGTCACCCCCGTCCCGTCGCCGCTCTCGTCTGCCCTCCCTACTGTCCACTGTTCACACAGTCCAACCGCACTGCACACAATGCCAATGGCTTATTGGAGAATTATCTCAAGTAACCCCCTTTTTAATACACATTACTATATACCCTTTTACGACATGAATTACCTTTAATTTCAGCAATAATTATTCATGGTGGTCACTTATTCATTGTACGGTTCTTTTCTCATTACTCTAAGGTAGTTCTTATTTCTATTACGGCCAGCGGCATATCTCTTGTCAAGCCATCGTTGTCCTGAGCCTCTCGATGTCCCGTGATATACACTTCTTTTGTGCTCCGCTTCTTTCTCCAATGACACCACCATCTCGCTAGTAACcagcaaaaaatataaacaagaattttAACACAGTACTTTATAGGGCGTTTCTCtatgaaatatatctttatagGTCTTCCTTTAAGTAAAGTCCAATTATACAATCCCACCAAATGTAGACTTATCGTCACAATAAAGCTATCAATGAAAAATCTATGGAACgagttataatatatatagttgGCCAAATCACTTTTTTTGCCATGATACAATCAGCGGTAGTTTGTTATCCCAGTGCGTCCCAGCGACGTCATATTCCCACTGGATGCTCACTAGCCACAATACTTGTCCAACTCTCGGTTAGGCACTCGTGGAAGGTAGGAAAGGTACTTGGTCTAGGAATACATATTACTAGAtagaaattttcaaagttttcaatttgGGATCTTTATTATGGGAATTGTGGGGTCTGTGATATGGAACCGCGGACTTGTGCTGTGGAAATTGTGGAGTTTAGTCccaatttgtaaaaacaaaactactttatttatttatcaatttttaggTTATTAATCGCTACTCTTTTAGAAGCCAATATAACTTAATAGATATTggcttaattaataaattataaaacgttatttaccttattacttgaattttaatacatatgttatttataatgataataactAGCTATTTTGAAGAGCAGTATTGAAGATCTACACTATTATGCCTACTAGGAAAGAATCTTGTCACCTCAGATCAATCCTAAATTAAAGCAACAGGACCTAAATATTGTTAACATAGGGAGTATCCAAAAACGTATTATGTTTCAGTTCCAGAAACTCAAAGAGGTTATTTATTACCAGGCAGCAGACCTTCTGGCACAAAGGTCTACAGAGTGGAGCGCTTTTTTAAGGTATGACAGACTCTATCAATATaccttgtaattttaatagtCATGATAAACTAGACATATTTTGCATGCGAGTTGCTTTATATTAGATACAGTGTGCAGAAAGGATTTAATTATTGTCTGGGCAAACAAAATGAAGTAATAGTACAGatgtaaaactatttgttaaaaactaaaatcgtatgtattgtttagttaaacttatatacaattttgatgaatataaaatattctccAAACTCCGCGGCTTGCAGCTGCAGAAAAATCATAAAA
Proteins encoded in this region:
- the LOC124362329 gene encoding uncharacterized protein LOC124362329 isoform X2, coding for MSASSMNFALLGSLWFCLIIDVTRASVKNNSSVVVVQCITNVDCGELLTCIDLTCQDPCPGPCTGNATCEIYNHVPYCACKPGFSGNPFAGCQRVPETQRGYLLPGSRPSGTKVYRVERFFKVNYFSALLYCTTHGGRLASIESKDENKLIKDVINKTVVLCGGLLPAEFILQKSHLSVTYVRN
- the LOC124362329 gene encoding uncharacterized protein LOC124362329 isoform X4; the encoded protein is MSASSMNFALLGSLWFCLIIDVTRASVKNNSSVVVVQCITNVDCGELLTCIDLTCQDPCPGPCTGNATCEIYNHVPYCACKPGFSGNPFAGCQRVPETQRGYLLPGSRPSGTKVYRVERFFKVNYFSALLYCTTHGGRLASIESKDENKLIKDVINKTE
- the LOC124362329 gene encoding uncharacterized protein LOC124362329 isoform X3 gives rise to the protein MSASSMNFALLGSLWFCLIIDVTRASVKNNSSVVVVQCITNVDCGELLTCIDLTCQDPCPGPCTGNATCEIYNHVPYCACKPGFSGNPFAGCQRVPETQRGYLLPGSRPSGTKVYRVERFFKVNYFSALLYCTTHGGRLASIESKDENKLIKDVINKTVHLREKTPQSVESQKVNIQY
- the LOC124362329 gene encoding uncharacterized protein LOC124362329 isoform X1 encodes the protein MSASSMNFALLGSLWFCLIIDVTRASVKNNSSVVVVQCITNVDCGELLTCIDLTCQDPCPGPCTGNATCEIYNHVPYCACKPGFSGNPFAGCQRVPETQRGYLLPGSRPSGTKVYRVERFFKVNYFSALLYCTTHGGRLASIESKDENKLIKDVINKTGWRKLVFHLMQGTVSSVTRLLLNMTK